From Etheostoma spectabile isolate EspeVRDwgs_2016 chromosome 19, UIUC_Espe_1.0, whole genome shotgun sequence, the proteins below share one genomic window:
- the naa38 gene encoding N-alpha-acetyltransferase 38, NatC auxiliary subunit gives MATMIEENGPSAHEQCDVSSASQARQKLEGLLNKNMRIRMTDGRTLVGLFLCTDRDCNVILGSAQEFLKSTDMFSQGEPRVLGLAMIPGHHVVSIEVEADSLEDAQGFGANH, from the exons ATGGCAACAATGATTGAGGAAAATGGTCCTTCGGCTCAT GAGCAGTGTGATGTGTCCTCGGCGTCCCAGGCCCGGCAGAAACTAGAAGGGCTCCTGAACAAGAACATGAGGATCCGCATGACAGACGGACGGACGCTGGTGGGCCTTTTTCTTTGCACGGACCGAGACTGCAACGTTATCCTCGGATCAGCTCAGGAGTTCCTCAAATCCACAG ACATGTTCTCCCAGGGTGAACCCAGAGTCCTGGGCCTGGCCATGATCCCCGGTCACCATGTGGTGTCCATTGAAGTGGAGGCAGACAGTCTGGAAGACGCACAAGGATTTGGAGCTAACCACTGA